A region from the Hydra vulgaris chromosome 10, alternate assembly HydraT2T_AEP genome encodes:
- the LOC100213301 gene encoding uncharacterized protein LOC100213301 isoform X2, which translates to MSNQLRKHQKQVSFHVDSKYKILEIIGEGAYGVVCSALESTTGQRVAIKKICDVFDVPAITKRTLRELKILKFFRHDNIIAIKEILKPPDDIKLFKDVYVVLDLMGSDLHHIIHSKQDLSEEHVRYFLYQILRGLKYIHSSNIIHRDLKPSNLLVNKDCELKIGDFGMARSLLSSPIEQKRVMTEYVATRWYRAPELMLTVHQFTKAIDMWSVGCIFAEMLGRAALFPGSNYLNQLQLILSVVGLPSVEFLSTISSDRVRNYITKLPHKDAVPLSKMFPNASAESMDLLKNLLVLDPKYRFSVEKALDHKFVERYHDLDDEPTCAEFRYDIESLPLDRDILKEKIIKEALDYHLKRAKPKLAPVQIDFSNEFIKPEDIVLKNTSVEVSVSSEAIPNIPKSVNGTDIPTKHAIKRKQKDKITGVKVENVKRKVTSVELTSADKNLLDRWSNMQKSAKAFVNPIRNHAGDLIGNLVQKKNINNQESVKGQSIIRRVSTFQFTNFVPTTKDGHVELVKEESLHNSVTSSHFSVASSHLVVAPLHQTVASSHLTITSSPLIVTPSHVPVVSSQQPGVSSHVGVASLHLPVTLSHLATTASSVYFISPSLTNKVSSVSMHLSTPVSSLEKTPQQQLNSQNAILVPVSAVSMFNIENKPYILVPNIQIMNHPIRIAPKIYNNILPAESSTDNNHRTVSLSMNGAMIVSSCASLKPVITSQLSFTSSEPKERVARTKESVASTSDQLLPVLKNTLEKSVNLFNNKKVENIVSKTVNKSNVNLVSLNLESGNLESFQVFNDLNNSETKCLFSGESHLSELSISSSDLSFTANLSADVESILSEKEPFESIDTLPTLSHGGEEKTDEKDTLFSYISTTLPNTNPGDWSIVKNMLLNTIKLKPVNNDTVIPHLSETVIPLLPEQSSLLVCDASKIKTKVENDCLNNLHKQVNTTELNQNIPHYNVSILEESNSKTFNDKCYDFDSSFITNSCVQKAFGNACSQNSLLYSRNSQHPNSFEENNSRFLITPKPENSVENQLEVPNIEPHNVSRGDSSDIFLTTIMTTPYTPRSGAAGYGLGMDFEDLLSAGDIFNPVRNHFSEPLSASFLNEWLGMSDIDHDDIVDLQKELEDSTSSLLTEV; encoded by the exons ATGAGCAATCAATTACGTAAACATCAGAAGCAAGTAAGTTTCCATGTTGATTCAAAGTATAAAATTCTAGAAATCATTGGAGAGGGAGCGTACGGTGTAGTTTGCTCAGCACTAGAAAGTACAACAGGTCAGCGTGtagctattaaaaaaatatgtgatGTTTTTGATGTGCCTGCCATAACAAAAAGAACCTTAAGAGAgttgaagattttaaaattttttagacatgaTAATATTATAGCTATCAAGGAGATATTAAAACCCCCTGATGATATCAAACTTTTCAAAGATGTTTATGTTGTTTTGGATTTAATGGGTAGTGATTTGCATCATATTATCCATTCAAAACAAGATCTTTCAGAAGAACATGTTCGGTATTTCCTCTATCAAATATTAAGAGGTCTTAAGTATATACATTCTTCAAATATTATTCATCGTGATTTGAAACCAAGTAATTTGCTTGTTAACAAAGATTGTGAGTTGAAAATCG GTGATTTTGGCATGGCAAGGAGTCTTCTATCTTCACCAATTGAGCAAAAGCGTGTAATGACAGAATATGTTGCAACTCGCTGGTATCGAGCACCAGAGCTGATGCTTACTGTGCATCAATTCACTAAAGCTATTGATATGTGGTCAGTAGGATGTATTTTTGCAGAAATGCTTGGTAGAGCTGCTCTATTTCCAGGAAGTAATTATCTTAACCAACTtcag cttATACTGAGTGTTGTTGGTCTTCCTTCTGTAGAGTTTCTCAGTACAATATCATCGGACCGTGTTCGAAACTACATAACAAAATTGCCACACAAAGATGCTGTTCCGCtatcaaaaatgtttccaaatgCTTCTGCAGAATCTATGGAcctattgaaaaatttgttagtACTTGACCCAAAATACAGGTTCTCAGTAGAAAAAGCATTAGATCATAAGTTTGTTGAAAG gtATCATGACCTTGATGATGAACCCACTTGTGCTGAGTTCAGGTACGATATTGAAAGTCTCCCACTTGATAGAGATATTTTAAAGGAGAAGATTATCAAAGAAGCTTTGGATTACCACCTAAAGCGAGCTAAGCCAAAACTAGCCCCAGTGCAGATAGACTTTTCAAATGAGTTTATTAAACCTGAAGATATAGTGCTGAAAAATACTTCTGTAGAAGTTTCAGTTTCTTCAGaag CTATTCCTAACATTCCAAAATCTGTAAATGGTACTGATATACCAACAAAGCATGCTATAAAGCGCAAGCAGAAGGATAAGATAACAGGCGTTAAGgttgaaaatgttaaaagaaaagtcaCCAGTGTTGAGCTTACTTCTGctgataaaaatcttttggatcGCTGGTCTAATATGCAAAAGTCAGCAAAAGCATTTGTAAACCCAATAAGAAATCATGCTGGTGACTTGATTGGTAACTTGgtgcagaaaaaaaatataaataatcaagaatctgtaaaag gtCAATCAATTATTAGACGTGTTTCTACTTTCCAGTTTACGAATTTTGTTCCAACAACAAAAGATGGACATGTAGAGCTCGTTAAAGAGGAATCTCTACACAATTCTGTTACTTCATCACATTTCAGTGTTGCTTCATCACATCTAGTTGTTGCTCCATTGCATCAAACTGTTGCTTCATCGCATCTCACTATCACTTCATCACCTCTAATTGTTACTCCATCACATGTACCTGTTGTATCATCACAACAACCTGGTGTTTCCTCGCATGTTGGGGTTGCTTCATTACATCTACCTGTTACTCTATCACATCTTGCCACAACAGCTTCTTCTGTTTATTTTATCTCACCAAGTCTTACCAATAAAGTGTCATCAGTCTCAATGCATCTTTCTACCCCAGTCTCTTCTCTTGAGAAAACACCACAACAAcaattaa atTCTCAAAATGCTATTCTTGTACCAGTTAGTGCAGTTTCTATGTTTAATATAGAGAATAAACCTTATATTTTGGTGccaaatatacaaataatgaaTCATCCGATTCGAATAGCACCAAAGATTTACAACAATATTTTGCCTGCCGAATCATCAACAGACAACAACCACAGAACAGTTTCTCTTTCAATGAATGGTGCAATGATAGTAAGCTCATGTGCAAGTTTAAAACCTGTTATTACTTCTCAGCTTAGTTTTACTTCATCTGAACCAAAAGAAAGGGTAGCAAGAACAAAAGAAAGCGTAGCCTCAACAAGTGATCAATTGCTGCCAGTATTGAAAAACACATTAGAAAAATCAgtgaatttatttaataataaaaaagtagaaaacatTGTAAGTAAAACAGTAAATAAATCTAATGTGAACTTAGTAAGTCTGAACTTAGAGAGTGGAAACTTAGAAAGTTTTCAAGTatttaatgacttaaataatAGTGAAACTAAATGTTTGTTCTCTGGGGAATCTCATTTATCAGAACTTTCAATAAGTTCTTCGGATTTGAGTTTTACAGCTAACTTATCAGCTGATGTTGAAAGTATTTTAAGTGAAAAAGAACCATTTGAAAGTATTGATACCTTGCCAACTCTTTCACATGGTGGAGAGGAAAAAACTGATGAAAAAGACACTTTATTTAGTTACATTAGCACAACTTTACCAAACACGAATCCTGGTGATTggtcaattgttaaaaatatgttgcttaatacaattaaattaaaaccagTTAATAATGACACTGTAATACCTCACTTATCTGAAACTGTAATTCCTCTTTTACCTGAGCAAAGTTCACTTTTAGTTTGTGATgcttctaaaataaaaactaaggTAGAAAATGACTGCCTAAATAATTTGCACAAGCAAGTTAACACCACTGAACTGAATCAAAATATACCCCATTATAATGTTAGTATTTTAGAAGAAAGTAACTCAAAGACTTTCAATGATAAGTGTTATGATTTTGATTcaagttttataacaaataGTTGTGTTCAAAAAGCTTTTGGTAATGCATGTTCACAGAATTCTTTATTGTATTCTCGAAATTCACAACATCCTAatagttttgaagaaaataatagtAGATTTTTAATAACACCAAAACCTGAAAATAGTGTTGAAAATCAATTAGAAGTGCCTAACATTGAACCTCATAATGTCTCAAGAGGTGACAGTTCTGATATATTCCTTACAACAATTATGACCACACCTTACACACCTCGTAGTGGAGCTGCTGGATATGGTTTAGGAATGGATTTTGAAGATTTGTTAAGCGCAGGAGACAt